A window of Plasmodium brasilianum strain Bolivian I chromosome 8, whole genome shotgun sequence contains these coding sequences:
- a CDS encoding hypothetical protein (conserved Plasmodium protein), which yields MYIVILSILLLCITFFNGRTFNNAYSTSKVKENGNTLYTGFRTKEDKENYVNNLNSLNNLNSYNLINAKKEKNAFKIRKNMNKLYNALYPSEIEEEHEQVRNENDTYEKDENKVYSGNYEKHGPPSVDKISADNTSNNNLKKNDFKSRNVFNKEMKSNFIIDEDGLAVHNKNGYKDIDYGDINKQRTFDIFGSNEKVKSESNFAIVNYLKDFFQNSPYIKNFQNFIEVFFNKYDQRVLESTVFFNFDETLF from the coding sequence atgtatatcgTAATTTTGTCCATCTTATTATTATGCATTACATTTTTCAATGGACGTACATTTAATAACGCGTATAGCACGTCTAAAGTGAAGGAAAATGGTAATACTTTATACACAGGCTTTCGTACGAAGgaagataaagaaaattatgtaaacaatttaaacagtttaaacaatttaaattcctataatttaattaatgcaaaaaaagaaaagaatgcttttaaaatacgaaaaaatatgaacaaattgTATAATGCCTTATACCCAAGCGAAATAGAAGAAGAGCATGAACAAGTAAGAAATGAGAATGATACATATGAAAAAGACGAAAACAAAGTTTACAGTGGTAATTACGAAAAACATGGACCTCCATCTGTAGATAAAATAAGTGCAGACAATACAAGTAACAACAATTTAAAGAAGAATGATTTTAAAAGCAGGAATGTTTTTAATAAGGAAATGAAaagtaattttataattgaCGAGGATGGACTGGCAGTACACAATAAGAATGGGTACAAAGATATTGATTATGGTGATATTAATAAACAAAGAACTTTTGATATATTTGGTAGCAATGAAAAAGTGAAGAGTGAATCTAACTTTGCCATCGTGAACTATCTGAAAgacttttttcaaaattctccttatataaaaaatttccaaAATTTTATAGAAGTTTTTTTCAACAAATATGACCAACGTGTACTAGAGTctactgttttttttaattttgatgaAACATTATTTTAG
- a CDS encoding ribosomal protein L47, which produces MSYSPQRGIEELWKNSFLDDVSMKTKLEYSKTGDAWPCVLLRKKSFNDLHKLYYICLKEKNKLLGEQYYNFQNSTKMIQHGRLKKVKLTMKRILTVLSRRAIHEQCIRAKEILKKQQEREIYETQKFQLEEQLLFLKHKINILRNDFSLEKNTLKLSISKIQNRIDELNIVLNPLRKETMHLLKPHFKYQRKYSDLPGFISWKKQNIIALRNNMSKLHRFY; this is translated from the coding sequence ATGAGTTATTCTCCCCAGAGGGGAATAGAAGAGTTATGGAAAAATAGCTTTTTAGATGATGTTAGTATGAAAACGAAACTGGAGTATAGCAAAACAGGGGATGCATGGCCGTGTGTTTTgctaagaaaaaaaagctttaacgatttacataaattatactatatatgcttaaaagaaaaaaataaattattaggggagcaatattataattttcaaaatagtACGAAAATGATTCAACACGGTCGtttaaaaaaggtaaaattaaCGATGAAAAGAATTTTAACAGTGTTATCAAGACGAGCTATACATGAACAATGTATTCGAGctaaagaaattttaaaaaagcaaCAAGAGAGAGAAATATACGAGACACAGAAATTTCAATTAGAAGAacaattactatttttaaagcataaaataaatattttaagaaatgaTTTTTccttagaaaaaaatactttaaaaCTATCTATCAGTAAAATTCAAAACAGAATTGATGAATTAAATATTGTACTTAATCCTTTACGAAAGGAAACGATGCATTTATTAAAACCACACTTCAAATATCAGAGAAAATATTCTGATTTGCCTGGTTTTATTTCatggaaaaaacaaaatattattgccCTTAGGAATAATATGAGCAAGTTGCACAGGTTTTATTAg